The following are encoded in a window of Scleropages formosus chromosome 7, fSclFor1.1, whole genome shotgun sequence genomic DNA:
- the LOC108942011 gene encoding RNA-binding protein MEX3B-like has protein sequence MPSSLFADMERSGSGGGGQGDALDEQRALQIALDQLSLLGLDADDSAPYDGEPRKKSVNMTECVPVPSSEHVAEIVGRQGCKIKALRAKTNTYIKTPMRGEEPVFVVTGRREDVAMARREIISAAEHFSMIRASRNKNGSTNGTGTLPGPPNLPGQTTIQVRVPYRVVGLVVGPKGATIKRIQQQTHTYIVTPSRDKEPVFEVTGMPENVDRAREEIEAHIAVRTGGLVELADENDFHANGTDVGFDLHGHTGLWSRPTGARKTFSSYRNDSSSSLGSASTDSYFGNGSSSRLTDYSPPSPELGYSAASNANNNNNNHVLSVNGNSNGFVYGSDVMSPDCTDVAFEPSPGFDPTPTPPGLVWSQYDRGVAPSSSPTGSVFPPGTSAITGGMVGSQRRSSGVTPQPRLSPPLHHATGVGEHPLTRRVRSDPGGGALSLPGYGPASHLPGVPSDSSASSTSSSSSGTSRKGSRDCSVCFESEVIAALVPCGHNLFCMECANRICERSEPVCPVCHTAVSQAIRIFS, from the exons ATGCCGAGTTCGCTGTTCGCCGACATGGAGcgcagcggcagcggcggcggcggccagGGGGACGCGCTGGACGAGCAGAGAGCGCTGCAAATCGCGCTGGACCAGCTCTCCCTGCTCGGCTTGGACGCCGATGACAGCGCGCCTTATGACGGCGAACCCAGGAAGAAGAGCGTCAACATGACCGAATGCGTGCCCGTGCCCAGCTCCGAGCATGTGGCCGAGATCGTGGGCAGACAAG GCTGCAAAATCAAAGCCCTCCGAGCAAAGACCAACACCTACATCAAGACCCCGATGCGCGGGGAGGAGCCCGTCTTCGTTGTGACGGGCAGGAGGGAGGATGTAGCCATGGCCAGGAGGGAGATCATCTCGGCCGCTGAGCACTTCTCCATGATCCGGGCCTCCAGGAACAAAAATGGTAGTACGAACGGGACTGGCACCCTGCCTGGACCGCCAAACCTTCCAGGTCAGACCACCATCCAGGTGCGGGTTCCCTACAGGGTGGTGGGCCTAGTGGTGGGGCCCAAGGGGGCCACCATCAAGCGCATCCAGCAGCAGACGCACACCTACATCGTGACGCCCAGCCGCGACAAGGAACCTGTGTTCGAGGTGACGGGCATGCCGGAGAATGTTGACCGGGCGCGGGAGGAGATCGAAGCCCATATCGCCGTGCGAACGGGCGGGCTCGTCGAGCTGGCTGACGAGAACGACTTCCATGCCAACGGCACAGATGTGGGCTTCGACCTGCATGGCCACACCGGGCTATGGAGCCGGCCCACCGGCGCACGCAAGACCTTCTCCAGCTACCGCAACGACAGCTCCAGCTCACTGGGCAGCGCCTCGACCGACTCCTACTTTGGGAATGGCAGCAGCTCCCGACTCACCGACTACAGCCCCCCCAGCCCGGAGCTGGGCTATAGTGCCGCCAGCAAcgccaacaacaacaacaacaaccatgTCCTCAGCGTGAATGGCAACAGCAATGGATTTGTCTACGGGAGCGATGTCATGTCCCCTGACTGCACTGATGTGGCCTTTGAGCCTTCGCCGGGATTCGACCCCACGCCCACTCCACCCGGGTTGGTTTGGTCGCAGTACGACCGCGGCGTggccccctcctccagccccacagGCTCAGTGTTTCCCCCCGGCACCTCCGCCATTactgggggcatggtgggcAGCCAACGGAGGTCCAGCGGGGTGACCCCCCAGCCCAGGCTGTCCCCACCGCTGCACCACGCCACTGGGGTCGGAGAGCACCCCCTGACCCGCCGAGTGCGCAGCGACCCCGGGGGAGGCGCTCTGAGCCTCCCCGGCTACGGTCCCGCTTCCCACCTCCCCGGGGTGCCCTCCGACTCGTCAGCCTCCTCCACATCAAGCTCGTCGTCCGGCACGAGCCGGAAGGGCAGCCGGGACTGCTCGGTGTGCTTCGAGAGCGAGGTGATCGCCGCCCTGGTGCCCTGCGGACACAACCTGTTCTGCATGGAGTGTGCCAACCGCATCTGTGAGCGCAGCGAGCCCGTCTGCCCCGTCTGCCACACTGCAGTCTCTCAGGCCATACGCATATTCTCTTAG